A genomic window from Luteolibacter sp. LG18 includes:
- a CDS encoding BNR-4 repeat-containing protein: MLVRLLKLVPVPLCLAVVLFSGRLHAQVTYVDASTGNTTKADGSSLGTPPATANLYTDSLWSIRTGLASGGTIFEAGGGEAAPVLRQTLTNVPAGTYDIHVFFWVSTGARWQINAGLNSGSLSNFYGYGIQTDGSLTTSPTGSTAYAGSSTYTGGSAPTTFLEVDRTLVRASIGQATVGANGILQVYVSVGPVTTGGQTGPQATRTWFDGVGYSVPIPLPGNAVEIAPDGAWTWFNDERSIIHQGSLYAGYMKANGLAGVTRYNLSTGTSQHMVLGTATSQQVDDHNNPSFTVLPDGRITALYSKHAGPAVFYQRTSTITQPSTDADWGAEQTRTVPASNTYANTYRLSGENNAIYNFHRCINFNPTLTISTDNGQTWGTSRQLVGTGSGSTRPYPRYCSNGVDRIDAIYTDGHPRDVNNSVYHLYYQNGVLRKTDGTAIKNLADIPLDHDGGERGSVIYQYSAAAWGTGQGPDDWIPTGRGWTWDVHYGKDNAPVCVFQVQKDEAAGTGWNNDRIYYYYARWTGTAWQKRFIAQGGRPIYSSEDDYGGGMCLDPEDPRIVYISTNAASPFSLGEINAVPLRSGEKYEIYRGFTADGGLTFTWTQITVNSTSDNLRPIVPVHHGRQECLVWFYGTYTSYTNYSAKVLGRIGAPVVSYADWAAGFGLSATSGNDDPDHDGQSNILEYALQNHPLSAQNAERPVLAGNTFQFSIDRSRADVEWAVLQSTDLVNWQEAAVIRSAGLPTTTAAGFNATVPDTTGSAAVSTVTPPAGGKSFFKLTTRAVR, translated from the coding sequence ATGCTCGTCCGCCTTCTCAAGCTCGTTCCTGTTCCGCTGTGCCTTGCAGTCGTCCTCTTCTCAGGCCGCCTTCACGCACAAGTCACCTATGTCGATGCCAGCACCGGAAACACGACTAAGGCCGACGGCAGCTCGCTGGGCACGCCACCCGCGACGGCAAACCTCTACACCGACAGCCTGTGGTCAATTCGCACCGGTCTGGCCAGCGGCGGCACCATCTTCGAGGCAGGGGGCGGTGAGGCCGCTCCAGTCCTGCGTCAAACACTGACCAACGTACCCGCCGGCACTTACGACATCCACGTGTTCTTCTGGGTCTCCACCGGCGCGCGTTGGCAGATCAACGCCGGATTGAACAGCGGATCGCTTTCCAATTTCTACGGCTACGGCATCCAAACCGATGGTTCGCTCACCACCTCGCCGACCGGCTCAACCGCCTACGCGGGCTCCTCGACCTACACTGGCGGCTCGGCACCGACGACCTTTCTCGAAGTGGACCGCACGCTGGTGCGCGCGAGCATCGGACAAGCCACCGTCGGCGCCAATGGCATCCTCCAAGTCTATGTCTCGGTGGGGCCCGTGACCACCGGCGGCCAGACCGGCCCGCAGGCGACCCGCACCTGGTTCGATGGCGTCGGCTACAGCGTGCCGATCCCGCTCCCGGGCAATGCCGTTGAAATCGCTCCGGACGGCGCGTGGACCTGGTTCAATGACGAACGCTCGATCATCCACCAGGGTTCGCTTTATGCCGGTTACATGAAAGCGAACGGACTCGCCGGAGTCACCCGCTACAATCTCTCCACCGGCACGAGCCAGCACATGGTCCTCGGCACCGCGACCTCCCAGCAAGTCGACGACCACAACAACCCCTCCTTCACGGTCCTGCCGGACGGTCGCATCACCGCCCTCTATTCAAAGCACGCCGGACCCGCCGTCTTCTACCAGCGCACCTCGACCATCACCCAACCCTCCACCGACGCCGACTGGGGAGCGGAGCAAACCCGCACGGTGCCCGCCTCGAACACCTACGCCAACACCTACCGCCTCAGCGGCGAGAACAACGCGATCTACAACTTCCACCGCTGCATCAACTTCAACCCGACCCTGACCATCTCCACCGACAACGGCCAGACCTGGGGCACCTCCCGCCAGCTCGTCGGCACCGGCAGCGGCTCCACCCGCCCCTATCCGCGCTACTGTTCGAACGGCGTCGACCGCATCGACGCCATCTACACCGATGGCCACCCGCGCGACGTCAACAACTCCGTCTACCACCTCTATTACCAGAACGGCGTGCTGAGAAAAACCGACGGCACCGCGATCAAGAACCTCGCCGACATCCCGCTGGACCATGACGGAGGCGAACGCGGCAGCGTGATCTACCAATACTCCGCCGCCGCCTGGGGCACGGGCCAGGGGCCGGACGACTGGATCCCCACCGGCCGCGGCTGGACCTGGGACGTCCACTACGGCAAGGACAACGCGCCGGTCTGCGTGTTCCAGGTGCAGAAGGACGAGGCCGCGGGCACCGGCTGGAACAACGACCGCATCTATTACTACTACGCCCGCTGGACCGGAACCGCGTGGCAGAAACGCTTCATCGCGCAGGGAGGCCGCCCGATCTACTCGTCCGAGGACGACTACGGCGGCGGCATGTGCCTCGATCCCGAGGACCCGCGCATTGTCTATATTTCCACCAACGCCGCTTCGCCCTTCTCGCTCGGCGAGATCAACGCCGTGCCGCTTCGCAGCGGGGAAAAGTACGAGATCTACCGTGGCTTCACCGCGGATGGAGGCCTGACCTTCACGTGGACGCAGATCACCGTGAACTCGACCTCGGACAACCTGCGCCCGATCGTGCCCGTCCACCACGGACGCCAGGAGTGCCTGGTGTGGTTTTACGGCACCTACACCAGCTACACCAATTACTCGGCGAAGGTGCTCGGACGCATCGGCGCACCGGTGGTGTCCTACGCGGACTGGGCCGCGGGCTTCGGACTCTCCGCCACCTCGGGCAACGACGATCCGGACCACGACGGGCAATCCAACATCCTCGAATACGCGCTGCAGAACCACCCACTGAGCGCGCAGAACGCGGAGCGTCCGGTGTTGGCGGGGAATACGTTCCAATTTTCAATCGATCGCAGCCGCGCCGACGTGGAGTGGGCGGTACTGCAATCAACAGATCTGGTGAACTGGCAGGAAGCGGCGGTGATCCGCTCCGCCGGCCTGCCCACCACCACCGCGGCGGGCTTCAACGCCACTGTCCCGGACACCACGGGAAGCGCCGCGGTGTCCACCGTCACGCCACCAGCAGGCGGGAAGAGCTTCTTCAAACTCACCACGCGCGCCGTGCGCTGA
- a CDS encoding glycoside hydrolase family 43 protein, protein MLSVSAKESAPASAAPVTKFRPGAVWPDTTGKPINAHGGGLLYHEGTYYWYGEIKQGETYLPKVNASWGGTRVDVVGVSCYSSKDLLNWEPRGNVLPAVPGTDLDPKKVLERPKVVYNAKTRKFVLWFHADSVDYAAAACGVATSDSPTGPFTYIRSFRPNIQSWPVNLKEGEKDAKGSQLVKDFPVGQMSRDMTVFVDDDGKAYLFSASEGNPTMHISELTDDYLGTTGKFLRIFEGRSMEAPAVFKRNGKYHLIASGCTAWEPNAARSCIADSIWGPWKELGNPCKGDKAGITFQSQGTYVLPVADKPGSFIFMADRWNKDNLADSRYIWLPIEFDDKNAPVIRWQDEWR, encoded by the coding sequence ATGCTTTCCGTCTCGGCCAAGGAGTCCGCTCCCGCCTCCGCGGCCCCCGTCACGAAGTTCCGCCCCGGGGCGGTGTGGCCCGACACCACCGGAAAACCAATCAACGCCCATGGAGGCGGCCTGCTTTATCACGAAGGCACCTACTACTGGTATGGTGAGATCAAGCAGGGGGAAACCTACCTCCCGAAGGTGAACGCCTCGTGGGGCGGTACCCGGGTCGATGTCGTGGGCGTCTCGTGCTACTCCTCGAAGGATCTCCTCAACTGGGAACCACGCGGCAACGTCCTGCCCGCCGTGCCGGGAACCGATCTGGATCCGAAGAAGGTGCTCGAGCGGCCGAAGGTCGTCTACAACGCGAAGACCCGCAAATTCGTCCTCTGGTTCCATGCCGACAGCGTGGACTACGCCGCCGCCGCGTGCGGAGTGGCCACCTCGGATTCCCCCACCGGCCCCTTCACCTACATCCGGAGCTTCCGGCCGAACATCCAAAGCTGGCCGGTGAACCTCAAGGAGGGCGAGAAGGACGCCAAGGGCAGCCAGCTCGTCAAAGACTTCCCCGTGGGCCAGATGTCCCGCGACATGACCGTGTTCGTGGACGACGACGGCAAGGCCTACCTGTTCTCGGCTTCGGAAGGCAACCCGACGATGCACATCTCCGAGCTGACCGACGACTACCTCGGCACCACCGGCAAGTTTCTCCGCATCTTCGAAGGACGCTCGATGGAAGCTCCCGCCGTCTTCAAGCGGAATGGCAAATACCATCTGATCGCCTCCGGTTGCACCGCCTGGGAACCGAACGCCGCCCGGTCCTGCATCGCCGACTCCATCTGGGGTCCGTGGAAGGAACTCGGCAACCCGTGCAAGGGCGACAAGGCCGGGATCACCTTCCAATCCCAAGGCACCTACGTCCTCCCCGTGGCCGACAAGCCCGGCTCCTTCATCTTCATGGCGGACCGCTGGAACAAGGACAACCTGGCCGATTCCCGCTACATCTGGCTTCCGATTGAATTCGACGACAAGAACGCGCCGGTGATCCGCTGGCAGGACGAGTGGCGCTGA
- a CDS encoding response regulator transcription factor: protein MPSKVVIVEDNDIVRGCLEELVNSVPGCECVGTFSTAEDAIRIAPRLAPDLAMMDIHLPNLSGIECASRLKTVLPQLQILMLTVYEDEDKIFQAFKAGASGYILKRSSPHEITRAIQDMLGGGVPMTSAIARKVVDSFRPTGVRNPNDPELSRRETEVLQSLSKGLSNKEIADDLSITVETVRWHLKQIYEKLHVHGRTEAALKFMGMQGNR, encoded by the coding sequence ATGCCATCGAAAGTCGTCATCGTGGAGGACAATGACATTGTCCGCGGATGCTTGGAGGAACTGGTGAATTCCGTTCCCGGTTGTGAATGTGTCGGCACCTTCAGCACCGCGGAGGATGCGATCCGGATCGCGCCCCGGCTGGCTCCCGATCTGGCGATGATGGACATCCACCTGCCGAACCTCTCCGGCATCGAGTGCGCGTCCCGCCTGAAGACCGTCCTCCCACAGCTCCAGATCCTGATGCTCACCGTCTATGAGGACGAGGACAAGATCTTCCAGGCCTTCAAGGCCGGTGCCAGCGGCTATATCCTGAAGCGCAGCAGCCCCCATGAGATCACCCGCGCCATCCAGGACATGCTGGGCGGCGGCGTGCCGATGACCAGCGCCATCGCCCGCAAGGTCGTCGATTCCTTCCGCCCCACCGGCGTCCGCAATCCGAACGACCCCGAACTCTCCCGCCGCGAGACCGAGGTCCTCCAGAGCCTGTCCAAGGGACTCTCGAACAAGGAGATCGCGGACGACCTCAGCATCACCGTGGAAACCGTGCGGTGGCACCTCAAACAGATCTACGAAAAGCTCCATGTTCACGGTCGCACCGAAGCGGCCCTGAAGTTCATGGGGATGCAGGGCAATCGCTGA
- a CDS encoding right-handed parallel beta-helix repeat-containing protein yields MKPSLSLALFITLASQASARTYHFDDTSGDDAKDGLTPATAWRSLEKFNATRFTPGDEILFKAGGKWLGQMKPSGSGTNDSKRVPIILGRYGKGAAPEIAGEGKVLDTLLVEDVEHWDITGLAITNQGAQTAPGRTGIRMLAKKLPVMHGIVLRGLWVHDVNGDLRKSHEGTGILFEADAATGASYDGILIEQCKVERTDRNGICQRATGRARSRNVIIRGNTLDDIGGDGIKLWGTNGGLIERNIVRKCRARAQDMAAGIWPFACDDTVIQFNEVSGTKGTADGQAFDSDYICNRTIIQYNYSYENEGGFMLVCSPSRSFNRDTVIRYNVSVHDGVNSGRVIQIGGNPSNTRFHNNTIILGANQNLPMVSFNEWDGGKASGTRFDNNLFIVAEGGRATYRLDSSTGTAFTNNLFLGKHEGFPATASPPVFTGPIVPSEGVAFFRSLNATSRSKFPKGISTPNSPGKDLFGSVMGDP; encoded by the coding sequence ATGAAACCGTCCCTGTCCCTTGCCCTTTTCATCACGCTGGCGAGCCAAGCCTCAGCCCGCACCTATCATTTCGACGACACCTCCGGGGACGATGCCAAGGACGGCCTGACGCCCGCCACCGCGTGGCGATCGCTGGAGAAATTCAACGCCACCCGCTTCACGCCCGGGGACGAGATCCTCTTCAAGGCGGGCGGCAAGTGGCTGGGCCAGATGAAGCCGAGCGGCTCCGGCACCAATGACTCCAAGCGGGTCCCGATCATCCTCGGCCGCTACGGCAAGGGAGCGGCTCCGGAGATAGCGGGCGAGGGCAAGGTCCTCGACACGCTGCTGGTGGAGGACGTGGAGCACTGGGACATCACCGGCCTGGCCATCACCAACCAGGGAGCCCAGACCGCTCCCGGCCGAACGGGCATACGGATGCTCGCGAAAAAGCTGCCGGTGATGCACGGCATCGTCCTGCGCGGCCTGTGGGTCCACGACGTGAACGGCGACCTGCGGAAAAGCCATGAGGGCACCGGCATCCTCTTCGAGGCCGACGCCGCCACCGGTGCCAGCTACGACGGCATCCTGATCGAGCAGTGCAAGGTGGAGCGCACCGACCGCAACGGCATCTGCCAGCGCGCGACGGGCCGCGCCCGCAGCCGCAACGTGATCATCCGCGGCAACACGCTCGACGACATCGGCGGTGACGGCATCAAGCTCTGGGGAACCAATGGCGGACTGATCGAGCGCAACATCGTCCGCAAATGCCGGGCCCGCGCCCAAGATATGGCGGCGGGCATCTGGCCCTTCGCCTGCGATGACACCGTGATCCAGTTCAACGAGGTCAGCGGCACCAAAGGTACCGCCGACGGCCAGGCCTTCGATTCCGACTACATCTGCAACCGGACGATCATCCAGTACAACTACAGCTACGAGAACGAAGGCGGCTTCATGCTGGTGTGCTCCCCTTCCCGCTCGTTCAACCGGGACACGGTCATCCGCTACAACGTCAGCGTGCACGACGGGGTCAACAGCGGCCGCGTCATCCAGATTGGAGGCAATCCGTCCAACACCCGATTCCACAACAACACGATCATCCTCGGAGCGAACCAGAACCTCCCGATGGTCTCCTTCAACGAGTGGGACGGGGGCAAGGCGAGCGGCACGCGGTTCGACAACAATCTCTTCATCGTCGCCGAGGGCGGCCGCGCCACCTACCGGCTCGACTCCAGCACCGGGACGGCCTTCACGAACAACCTTTTCCTCGGAAAACACGAGGGCTTTCCGGCGACGGCATCGCCTCCAGTCTTCACCGGCCCCATCGTTCCGTCGGAAGGCGTGGCCTTCTTCCGCAGCCTGAACGCCACCTCGCGTTCGAAATTCCCCAAAGGCATCAGCACGCCGAACAGCCCGGGCAAAGACCTGTTCGGCAGCGTGATGGGTGATCCGTGA
- a CDS encoding autotransporter-associated beta strand repeat-containing protein: MKKTRKLIVFLAVASSLQLGHAAQLSWDPSLTPAIPSGGAGTWDLVTANWSNGASDLPWTDTVSYADTATFGGTAGTVTLSGTLAAKGLVFTAPGYTLSGGTLTLGPSGIDASALSSGTTALTGGLTLSSGQSWNVGTGSTLALSGGTFTRNGKAVLTLSGAGTVTSSLTGLSALTNNILGPWAIVGTGTSARYATVNGSSIVGGTYAASGGSPVIGTTGATFGYTTNAAANYEVTAIAGPFGSSRSVNTVRYTGPAGTLASNSTQTYTFNGLMNAGSGTLVVQTTAGSGSILNVAIGGTNELVLATPAASLTINSIISGAAGAGITVSGPNTVTLNGVNTFTGPATVSSGTLSVAGAGSINAASGITVNGSGAKYLHASSVASTRAITLTTGTLDGTGTVGAVTVGDDTGAVVANGNGGNTALATSSLTFNGGATVNVRSATTAAGLTTGALSTSGANGTVVLNATNTWSTGATYNLIGYTSFSGSLSDFTKGTITGLGSRQTATLVNTGTAIGLAITGEKIVWTGLASGAWTTNPIGGIQNWKTQTAGTGTEFLAADDVVFDDTAAGATTIDISTANVDTSGVTVNNATKAYTINSSGGFGISSGSLVKSGAANLTLTTTNAYSGTTTINGGTLTLGNGTTDGTISNTASVTNNGALVFNWTGTRTAGYPITGTGSVTKQGAGTLTLSGASTYTGGTTISGGRLNAAPNSLNGGPISIGTGTTLTFNASQTSSSTVTGAGAILNDTGSTVLFTGDHTGFTGTFTHNAASNNTQFNSATAASENAAYTLTAGELIFATSGDYTVKFGSLASAAGNIRGGNTATGTTTLEVGHLGTSTTLTGTLNNGTTKVLALNKVGAGSLSMAGTNTYGGATNITGGTLTVTGTGAINATSGITINGSGAKYLHASTTAGTRPITVTTGTLDGTGSVGAVTVGDDSGAILTHGNGGTTALATASLTFNGGANVNLKTAGTTAGITTGALTTTGANGTVVLTPVNNWSIGSTYNLISYTSFSGTLADFALGTLTGLGPRQTASLVDTGSAIAVSITGDKPAWTGATSGEWSTNTIAGAKNWKIPSSGTPTDFLAGDEVLFDDTATGTTTVDISAANVNTASVTVNTATKVYTIGSSGGFGIASGAITKTGAANLILTSANTYTGATIISAGTLTLGNGTADGTIANTSGVTNNAALAYNWAGDHTAPYIISGTGVVTKTGAGNLTFTGANTYSGGTTINGGTLTTNSTGSVGAGAVAIGAAGTWSVGNNYTLSNTVTGTGAIATTGATVSGNFSGFSGTVTHNNSFASTSFSNATATSKNAAYVLASNQGSAQGFIAGGAGDQTLELGSLSGVTNSLFRGGNSVSGTTTLQIGNLNTSTTFAGLFANGTTKIIAINKVGTGTLTLTGANVHTGATTVSAGTLQLGDGTTDGTIANTSGVTNNAALVYNWSTAHTAPYVISGTGFLTKTGAGTLVLTGTNTYTGATLINGGILQLGNGTTDGTIAATSGVANNGTLAYNWTTDHTASYVISGSGGLTKDGAGTLTLGGVNTYTGGTTVNAGKLAVNGSSLANGGALIVNGGLVDVTGNEVVDKLFFGTTQQLAGTYGATGSGATFIDNTHFSGTGVLTVTSSPTAYDSWALSKGLTNANNGPTQDPDNDGIPNLLEYVLGGNPLASLASVRPVQSDDGSNIVLTFSRSDASEGDVTLNVEWSANLITWTDIPVTATTSSSVFVQENDAFDDTVSVAIPKSNAVNGKLFVRLKATK, encoded by the coding sequence ATGAAGAAAACCCGCAAGCTGATTGTCTTCCTCGCAGTCGCCTCCTCCCTGCAGCTAGGTCATGCCGCCCAGTTGTCCTGGGATCCCTCGCTGACTCCTGCCATCCCTTCCGGTGGTGCCGGCACTTGGGATCTAGTCACCGCGAACTGGTCGAATGGAGCGTCTGATCTGCCTTGGACGGACACCGTCTCTTACGCGGACACCGCCACCTTCGGCGGCACTGCCGGCACTGTCACGCTCTCCGGTACTCTGGCGGCGAAGGGCCTTGTCTTCACCGCCCCCGGGTACACGCTCAGCGGCGGCACCCTCACCCTCGGGCCCTCCGGCATCGATGCCAGCGCCCTCTCCAGCGGCACCACCGCCCTCACCGGCGGCCTGACCCTTTCCTCCGGCCAGTCGTGGAATGTCGGCACCGGCTCCACGCTCGCCCTGAGCGGAGGCACCTTCACGCGCAATGGCAAGGCCGTCCTCACCCTGAGCGGCGCGGGTACCGTCACGTCCTCCCTTACGGGCCTCTCCGCCCTCACCAATAACATCCTCGGCCCGTGGGCCATCGTTGGTACCGGCACCTCCGCCCGCTACGCCACCGTCAATGGCTCCTCCATCGTCGGCGGCACCTATGCCGCCTCCGGCGGCTCTCCCGTCATCGGCACCACAGGTGCCACTTTCGGCTACACCACCAACGCCGCGGCCAACTACGAGGTCACCGCCATTGCTGGCCCCTTCGGCTCCAGCCGCTCCGTCAATACCGTCCGCTACACTGGCCCCGCCGGTACCCTGGCCTCGAACTCCACCCAGACCTACACCTTCAATGGTCTGATGAACGCCGGCTCTGGCACCCTCGTCGTCCAGACCACCGCCGGCAGCGGCAGCATCCTGAATGTCGCCATCGGCGGCACCAATGAACTCGTGCTCGCCACCCCGGCCGCCAGCCTCACCATCAACAGCATCATCTCCGGTGCCGCCGGTGCTGGTATCACTGTCAGCGGGCCGAACACGGTCACCCTCAATGGCGTGAACACCTTCACGGGCCCCGCCACCGTTTCCAGTGGCACGCTCTCCGTTGCGGGTGCTGGCTCCATCAATGCCGCCAGCGGCATCACCGTTAACGGCTCCGGCGCGAAGTACCTCCACGCCAGCTCCGTCGCCTCCACCCGCGCCATCACCCTCACCACCGGCACCCTCGATGGCACAGGCACGGTCGGTGCGGTCACCGTGGGGGATGACACCGGCGCGGTCGTGGCCAATGGCAACGGCGGCAATACCGCGCTTGCCACCTCCTCGCTCACCTTCAATGGCGGTGCCACCGTCAATGTCCGCTCCGCCACCACCGCGGCCGGCCTCACCACTGGAGCCCTCTCCACCAGCGGCGCGAACGGCACCGTGGTACTCAATGCCACCAACACCTGGAGCACCGGCGCCACCTACAATCTGATCGGTTACACCAGCTTCAGCGGCTCCCTCTCTGACTTCACGAAGGGCACCATCACCGGCCTCGGCTCGCGCCAGACCGCCACCCTCGTCAATACGGGCACCGCGATCGGCCTCGCCATCACCGGTGAAAAGATCGTCTGGACGGGCCTCGCCAGCGGTGCCTGGACCACCAACCCCATCGGCGGCATCCAGAACTGGAAGACCCAGACCGCCGGCACCGGCACCGAGTTCCTCGCCGCGGACGATGTGGTCTTCGATGACACCGCCGCCGGAGCCACCACCATCGACATCTCCACCGCCAACGTCGACACCAGCGGGGTCACGGTGAACAACGCCACCAAGGCCTACACCATCAACAGCAGTGGCGGCTTCGGGATCTCCTCCGGCAGCCTCGTGAAGTCCGGCGCGGCGAATCTCACCCTCACTACCACCAACGCCTACAGCGGCACCACCACCATCAACGGCGGTACGCTCACGCTGGGCAATGGCACCACCGATGGCACCATTTCCAACACTGCCTCCGTCACCAACAACGGAGCCCTGGTGTTCAACTGGACCGGCACCCGCACCGCGGGCTATCCCATCACCGGCACCGGCAGCGTCACCAAGCAGGGTGCCGGGACGCTGACCCTTTCCGGGGCCAGCACTTACACCGGTGGCACCACCATCAGCGGTGGTCGCCTGAATGCCGCACCGAACAGTCTCAACGGCGGCCCCATCAGCATCGGCACCGGCACCACCCTCACCTTCAACGCCAGCCAGACGTCCAGCAGCACCGTGACCGGCGCGGGTGCGATCCTCAACGACACCGGCAGCACCGTTCTATTCACCGGTGACCACACCGGCTTCACCGGCACCTTCACCCACAATGCGGCTAGCAACAACACCCAGTTCAACTCCGCCACCGCGGCCAGCGAGAACGCCGCCTACACCCTCACCGCCGGGGAATTGATCTTTGCCACCAGTGGAGACTACACCGTGAAGTTCGGCTCGCTCGCCAGCGCCGCCGGCAACATCCGCGGTGGCAACACCGCCACCGGCACGACCACCCTCGAGGTCGGCCACCTCGGGACCAGCACCACCCTCACCGGCACTCTCAACAACGGTACCACCAAGGTTCTCGCCCTCAACAAGGTCGGGGCGGGCTCCCTCTCCATGGCGGGCACCAATACCTATGGCGGCGCGACCAACATCACCGGCGGCACGCTGACGGTCACCGGCACGGGTGCCATCAATGCCACGAGTGGCATCACCATCAACGGCTCCGGCGCGAAGTATCTCCATGCCAGCACCACCGCTGGCACCCGCCCCATCACGGTGACCACCGGCACACTCGATGGCACCGGCTCGGTCGGCGCGGTCACCGTCGGCGATGACAGCGGGGCCATCCTCACCCACGGCAATGGCGGTACCACCGCCCTCGCCACCGCTTCGCTCACTTTCAATGGCGGGGCCAATGTCAACCTGAAGACCGCCGGCACCACCGCCGGGATCACCACCGGTGCGCTCACCACCACTGGCGCGAACGGCACGGTGGTGCTCACTCCGGTCAACAACTGGTCGATCGGCTCCACCTACAACCTGATCAGCTACACCAGCTTCAGCGGCACCCTTGCCGACTTCGCCCTCGGTACCCTCACCGGCCTCGGTCCGCGCCAGACCGCCTCGCTTGTGGATACCGGCTCCGCCATCGCCGTCTCCATCACCGGCGACAAGCCCGCCTGGACCGGTGCCACCAGCGGCGAATGGAGCACCAACACCATCGCCGGGGCCAAGAACTGGAAGATCCCGTCCTCCGGCACACCCACCGACTTCTTGGCCGGCGATGAAGTCCTCTTCGACGACACCGCCACCGGCACCACCACTGTCGACATCTCCGCGGCGAACGTGAACACCGCGAGTGTCACCGTGAACACCGCCACGAAGGTCTACACCATCGGCAGCAGTGGCGGCTTCGGCATTGCCTCCGGTGCCATCACCAAGACCGGTGCCGCCAATCTCATCCTGACCTCCGCCAACACCTACACCGGAGCCACCATCATCAGCGCCGGTACCCTGACCTTGGGCAACGGCACCGCCGATGGCACCATCGCCAACACCAGCGGGGTCACCAACAACGCCGCCCTCGCCTACAACTGGGCCGGCGACCACACGGCCCCCTACATCATCTCCGGCACCGGTGTCGTCACCAAGACCGGTGCGGGCAACCTCACCTTCACCGGCGCGAACACCTACTCCGGCGGCACCACCATCAACGGCGGCACCCTCACCACCAATTCAACCGGCTCCGTCGGTGCCGGCGCCGTCGCCATCGGCGCGGCCGGAACCTGGTCCGTCGGGAACAACTACACGCTGTCCAACACCGTCACCGGCACCGGCGCCATTGCCACCACCGGCGCCACGGTCTCCGGAAACTTCAGCGGCTTCTCCGGCACCGTCACCCACAATAACAGCTTCGCCTCCACCTCGTTCTCCAACGCCACCGCCACCAGCAAGAACGCCGCCTACGTCCTCGCCTCCAACCAGGGCAGCGCCCAGGGCTTCATCGCCGGGGGGGCAGGGGACCAGACCCTTGAGCTAGGCTCCCTCTCGGGGGTCACCAACTCGCTCTTCCGCGGCGGCAACTCCGTCTCCGGCACCACCACCCTCCAGATCGGCAACCTTAACACCAGCACCACCTTCGCCGGTCTCTTTGCCAACGGCACCACCAAGATCATCGCCATCAACAAGGTCGGCACCGGCACCCTCACCCTCACCGGGGCCAACGTCCACACCGGCGCCACCACCGTCAGCGCCGGGACCCTCCAGCTTGGGGATGGCACCACCGATGGCACCATCGCCAACACCAGCGGCGTCACCAACAACGCCGCCCTCGTCTACAACTGGAGCACTGCCCACACCGCTCCCTACGTCATCTCCGGCACCGGTTTCCTCACCAAGACCGGCGCGGGCACCCTCGTCCTCACCGGCACCAACACCTACACCGGTGCCACCCTCATCAACGGCGGTATCCTCCAACTGGGCAACGGCACCACCGACGGCACCATCGCCGCCACCAGCGGCGTCGCCAACAACGGCACCCTCGCCTACAACTGGACCACCGACCACACCGCCTCCTATGTCATTTCCGGCTCGGGTGGCCTCACCAAGGACGGCGCCGGCACCCTCACCCTCGGCGGCGTGAACACCTACACCGGCGGCACCACCGTCAATGCGGGCAAGCTCGCCGTCAACGGCTCCTCCCTCGCCAATGGCGGTGCCCTCATCGTCAACGGCGGCCTTGTCGATGTCACCGGAAACGAAGTCGTCGACAAGCTCTTCTTCGGCACCACCCAGCAGCTCGCCGGCACCTACGGTGCCACCGGCTCGGGGGCCACCTTCATCGACAATACCCATTTCAGCGGCACCGGCGTCCTCACCGTCACCAGCAGCCCCACCGCCTACGACTCCTGGGCACTCTCCAAGGGCCTCACCAACGCCAACAACGGCCCCACGCAGGATCCGGACAACGATGGCATCCCGAACTTGCTGGAGTATGTGCTCGGCGGCAATCCCTTGGCTTCGCTGGCGTCCGTCCGGCCAGTGCAGTCGGATGACGGTTCCAACATCGTCCTCACCTTCTCCCGCTCCGATGCGTCCGAAGGGGATGTGACGTTGAACGTCGAGTGGAGCGCCAACCTCATCACCTGGACAGACATTCCCGTCACCGCCACCACCTCGTCCTCTGTCTTCGTCCAGGAGAACGATGCGTTCGACGATACGGTCAGCGTGGCCATTCCGAAGAGCAATGCGGTGAATGGCAAGTTGTTCGTCCGTCTCAAGGCGACGAAGTAA